A window of Lacibacter sediminis contains these coding sequences:
- the mnmH gene encoding tRNA 2-selenouridine(34) synthase MnmH codes for MAIQKINIEEFLSLAATYPVLDVRSPGEYKHAHIPGAYSFPLFTDEERKVVGTAYKQQSREEAIKIGLTFFGVKMRSMVEEAEKLVEECNEIIRKKSVESGSDRNDKTVLVHCWRGGMRSGGVAWLLDLYGFNVYTLVGGYKTFRRWALDQFEQTYSFRILAGFTGSGKTHLLEKLAKTGENVINLEALAHHKGSAFGNLGMPPQPSQEHFENKLALALFAAAKKPEPIWLEDESQRIGDVNTPISVWKQMRTSPVYFVDIPFEQRLKHIVAEYGKHERERLVNAVIRIKKRLGGLETKEAVNALIEDRVEDCFRILLTYYDKWYSKGLHNRDNLQALLVKIPCETVQESNIKQLLQLQV; via the coding sequence ATGGCTATTCAAAAAATTAATATCGAAGAATTTCTTTCGCTTGCTGCTACTTATCCGGTACTAGATGTGCGTAGTCCGGGTGAATACAAACATGCACATATACCAGGTGCATATTCATTCCCCTTATTTACTGATGAAGAAAGAAAAGTAGTGGGCACTGCTTACAAACAACAAAGTCGTGAAGAAGCAATAAAGATCGGTCTCACGTTCTTTGGTGTGAAAATGCGGAGTATGGTGGAAGAGGCAGAAAAGCTGGTGGAAGAATGTAATGAGATCATCCGCAAAAAATCTGTTGAGTCAGGATCTGACAGAAACGATAAGACTGTTCTTGTGCATTGCTGGCGTGGTGGTATGCGCAGTGGTGGCGTTGCATGGTTGCTTGATCTTTACGGTTTTAATGTATACACACTTGTTGGCGGGTATAAAACATTCCGCAGGTGGGCACTTGATCAATTTGAACAAACGTACTCTTTTCGCATTCTTGCCGGATTTACTGGCTCGGGTAAAACGCACTTACTGGAAAAACTCGCCAAAACGGGTGAGAACGTTATAAACCTTGAAGCACTGGCGCATCATAAAGGCTCTGCCTTTGGTAACCTTGGCATGCCACCCCAGCCTTCGCAGGAACATTTTGAAAACAAACTCGCACTTGCCTTGTTTGCTGCGGCCAAAAAGCCGGAACCAATTTGGCTGGAGGATGAAAGCCAACGCATTGGCGATGTGAATACACCAATAAGCGTTTGGAAGCAAATGCGTACGTCCCCTGTTTATTTTGTTGATATTCCCTTCGAGCAACGATTGAAACATATTGTGGCTGAATACGGAAAGCATGAGCGTGAGCGACTTGTGAATGCCGTTATCCGCATCAAGAAACGACTGGGCGGCCTTGAGACCAAAGAGGCAGTAAATGCCCTCATTGAAGACAGGGTGGAAGATTGTTTTCGTATCTTACTAACCTATTACGATAAGTGGTATTCAAAGGGTTTGCATAATAGAGACAACCTTCAGGCGTTATTAGTGAAGATACCCTGCGAAACCGTTCAGGAATCCAATATTAAACAACTATTACAGCTCCAGGTGTAG